The DNA window ATATCCTCACATATTATGTGGTCTTTTAATGCAGTACAGAATTATTTGAATAAAAAGCAGTCATATGGTGGTGGTGGTGGTGGAGTATCTGGAACATTATATATACCTTCATTGATTTTAGAAAAAAATGTATTTGATGTATTTTATAGAAAAGTGAATAAAAATACAAATCTTACTTTGAGTCTAAAAATATCAAATTGTATTATATTAAACCAGTCATTATCAAAGACAGAAAATATAAACGATAATTCAATAGATTATATATTTACTGATCCTCCTTTTGGTGGTAACCTCATGTATTCAGAACTAAATTATCTTTTGGAATCTTGGCTTAAAGTTAAAACGAATAATAGTCCTGAGGCGATTATCAACAAAGTTCAGGGCAAGGGTTTACTGGAATACCAGGAGCTTATGACACAATGTTTTAAAGAATATTATCGTCTATTAAAGCCCGGAAGATGGATGACTGTAGAATTTTCCAACTCTCAAGCAAGCATATGGAACGCTATTCAGGAAGCCATATCAAAATCTGGTTTTGTTATTGCCAATGTTGCGGCATTGGACAAACAACAGGGAAGCTTTAAAGCGGTAACCACCACCACTGCTGTTAAACAAGACCTGGTCATTTCAGCATACAAACCCAGTGATGAGATGATAAATCAAATCAAAGAGAAAGCAGAAAGCGAAGAATCGGTTTGGGCTTTTGTAAAAGGCCACCTTGAAAAGCTGCCAGTATTTATCGGTAAAAAAGGAGCAGCAGAATTTATCATTGAAAGGACGCCCCGCATCCTTTTTGACAGAATGGTTTCCTATTATGTGCAAAATGGGATTAATGTGCCTATTTCATCAGCAGAATTTCAAATGGGTATTGCTCAAAGATTTCCCATGAGAAAAGGTATGGCTTTTTTATCTACTCAGGTTGCAGAATATGAAAAGAAAAGAATTTTTGCAAAAGAATTTATTCAAATGCAGCTGCTTGTAAGTGATGAAAGTTCAGCTATTGAGTGGTTGCGACAGAGGTTAATGGTAAAACCACAGACTAGACAAGATATTCATCCTGATTACATGAAAGAAATACAACATATTGATAAGTATGAACTTTTACCGGAACTTGATGATTTACTTGACCAGAATTTTATTAAATATGAAGGTACTGGACCTGTTCCGAGCCAGATACATACATACCTAAGTACGAATTTTAAAGATTTAAGAGAACTTGATAAAGAGGATAATAAACTGATTTCAAAAGCTATAAATAGGTGGTATGTCCCTGACCCGAACAAACAGGCAGACCTTGAAAAGTTACGTGATAAAATGCTTATTAGGGAGTTTAACCTCTATTTGGAGGAAATACGTAGATCCAAGAAAAAGTTGAAGTTTATTCGTACAGAAGCAGTTCGTGCAGGATTTAAGAAGTGTTGGGCTGAAAAAAATTATAAAATAATTATTGAAATTGGTAATAAGATATCCGAAAAAATTCTTCAGGAAGACGATAAACTACTAATGTATTATGATAATGCATTAACATATATGGAGTAATTTATGGATGGTAATTTGGAAGGTTGGAGAAAAGAAGTTTTAAAAAAA is part of the Caldisericota bacterium genome and encodes:
- a CDS encoding DNA methyltransferase; translated protein: MDIQQLNFIKNQKETNTPVTCLGKTFPNDEERRKYFTEILRKKLPELKNVKGFPIGKDEDILKLSDPPYYTACPNPFINDFLEEWENEKEYKEVEYSREPFATDVSEGKNHPIYNAHSFPTKVPHKAIMRYILHYTNPEDIIFDGFCGSGMTGVAARMCGDKDAVLELGYQIDLEGNIFRQLETEEGKKWEKFSKLGERKTILNDLSPAATFISYNYNTPVDVVEFEQEANRILNEVENECGWMYKTRYIENGKTVTDFSGKAITGKINYIVWSDVFICPNCGGEIIFWDVAVDKEAGKIKDTFKCKACGVQLKKRDIERAFETFYDSVINKTVRRAKQVPVLINYTAIIAGKKKRFEKKPDKFDLKLIQKINDTPIPYWVPTDRMPEGYNTAQPKKSHGITHVHHFYTKRNLWVLAALYNIINLKNNIISSHIMWSFNAVQNYLNKKQSYGGGGGGVSGTLYIPSLILEKNVFDVFYRKVNKNTNLTLSLKISNCIILNQSLSKTENINDNSIDYIFTDPPFGGNLMYSELNYLLESWLKVKTNNSPEAIINKVQGKGLLEYQELMTQCFKEYYRLLKPGRWMTVEFSNSQASIWNAIQEAISKSGFVIANVAALDKQQGSFKAVTTTTAVKQDLVISAYKPSDEMINQIKEKAESEESVWAFVKGHLEKLPVFIGKKGAAEFIIERTPRILFDRMVSYYVQNGINVPISSAEFQMGIAQRFPMRKGMAFLSTQVAEYEKKRIFAKEFIQMQLLVSDESSAIEWLRQRLMVKPQTRQDIHPDYMKEIQHIDKYELLPELDDLLDQNFIKYEGTGPVPSQIHTYLSTNFKDLRELDKEDNKLISKAINRWYVPDPNKQADLEKLRDKMLIREFNLYLEEIRRSKKKLKFIRTEAVRAGFKKCWAEKNYKIIIEIGNKISEKILQEDDKLLMYYDNALTYME